From one Actinomyces sp. Marseille-P3109 genomic stretch:
- a CDS encoding VOC family protein has protein sequence MDQHINPAIWCDGTADEAARFYADVFREGSIVEQVPGLAATVSIHGFRLSLINGGDQYAPNPSISCILNFDPLLFGGEEQARAYLDELYERLSAGGVLMELGEYPFSPRYAWVRDRFGMTWRLMLTDPAGEPRPFILPSFMFGGTNHANAEEATDAWIALFDDAHRGALRRYEEGGPMEAGTIMFTDFTLRGTWMAAMDSGAFHDFTFTPGVSMIVSCRDQEEIDRYWTGLSAVPEAERCGWCVDRWGVSWQVVPHNIAELMADAAVRDKILQMGKIELNRL, from the coding sequence ATGGATCAGCACATCAACCCCGCCATCTGGTGCGACGGCACCGCCGACGAAGCGGCCCGGTTCTACGCCGACGTCTTCCGCGAGGGCTCCATCGTCGAGCAGGTGCCCGGGCTCGCCGCCACGGTCAGCATCCATGGCTTCCGCCTCTCACTCATCAACGGCGGAGACCAGTACGCCCCGAACCCGTCGATCAGCTGCATCTTGAACTTCGACCCGCTCCTGTTCGGCGGCGAGGAGCAGGCCCGGGCCTACCTCGATGAGCTCTACGAGCGGCTCTCCGCCGGCGGCGTGCTCATGGAGCTGGGAGAGTACCCCTTCTCGCCGCGCTACGCCTGGGTCCGCGACCGCTTCGGCATGACCTGGCGGCTCATGCTCACCGACCCTGCCGGCGAGCCGCGTCCCTTCATCCTGCCCTCCTTCATGTTTGGCGGAACCAACCACGCCAACGCCGAGGAGGCCACTGACGCCTGGATCGCCCTGTTCGACGACGCCCACCGCGGAGCCCTGCGCCGCTACGAGGAGGGTGGGCCGATGGAGGCGGGCACCATCATGTTCACCGACTTCACGCTGCGCGGCACCTGGATGGCGGCCATGGACTCGGGGGCCTTCCACGACTTCACCTTCACGCCCGGGGTCTCCATGATCGTCTCCTGCCGGGACCAGGAGGAGATCGACCGCTACTGGACGGGACTGTCAGCCGTGCCCGAGGCCGAGCGCTGCGGCTGGTGCGTCGACCGCTGGGGCGTCTCCTGGCAGGTCGTCCCCCACAACATCGCCGAGCTCATGGCCGACGCCGCCGTGCGCGATAAGATCCTGCAGATGGGCAAGATCGAGCTGAACCGGCTGTAG
- a CDS encoding alpha/beta hydrolase, producing the protein MDIATLLNEHSIDLPRYSEVSIESGRAPITLSIWEAEQDAAPTVVFVPGTMTHPLFYSPFLDAVSRHGYHVVGVHPLSHGRSPRVIHRFTLDDMIGNVRDAVGYACARFRGAVGLMGSSQGGILTLLAAGGEHRIRAAFPHNVLFTPLRESLSVTRFPNALGVAYPAIRRIIAVAGRVLPGLQVPMSFYLDVNKVFSEREWRDEFYRDPLGRTAYPVSFLSSLFATDMSVLVDGSIACPVVAFVSTGDPLFTLGYSRLVYERLVAPQKRLIELPASHHLILNERAEHVTPTMLAALDDYLR; encoded by the coding sequence GTGGACATCGCAACGCTGCTGAACGAGCACTCGATCGACCTGCCCAGATACTCGGAGGTCTCAATCGAATCGGGCCGGGCTCCCATCACGCTGTCCATCTGGGAGGCGGAGCAGGACGCGGCGCCGACGGTCGTGTTCGTCCCGGGAACCATGACCCACCCCCTGTTCTACAGCCCCTTCCTGGACGCGGTCAGCCGGCACGGCTACCACGTGGTCGGCGTCCACCCGCTGTCTCATGGGCGCAGCCCCCGGGTCATCCACCGGTTCACCCTCGACGACATGATCGGAAACGTCCGGGACGCGGTGGGCTATGCCTGCGCCCGTTTCCGCGGCGCCGTCGGGCTGATGGGGTCGAGCCAGGGCGGCATCCTCACCCTGCTGGCCGCCGGCGGCGAGCACCGCATCCGAGCCGCCTTTCCGCACAACGTCCTGTTCACGCCCTTGCGAGAATCCCTGTCGGTCACCCGCTTCCCCAACGCGCTCGGCGTTGCGTACCCGGCGATCCGGCGGATCATCGCCGTCGCCGGCCGAGTGCTGCCCGGACTGCAGGTGCCGATGAGTTTCTACCTCGACGTCAACAAGGTCTTCTCGGAGCGGGAGTGGCGCGATGAGTTCTACCGGGACCCCCTGGGACGCACTGCCTACCCAGTGAGCTTCCTGTCCAGCCTGTTCGCGACCGATATGTCGGTCCTCGTCGACGGCAGCATCGCCTGCCCGGTGGTGGCGTTCGTGTCGACGGGTGACCCCCTGTTCACCCTCGGCTACAGCCGCTTGGTCTACGAGCGACTGGTGGCGCCCCAGAAGCGGCTGATCGAGTTGCCCGCCAGTCACCACCTGATTCTCAACGAGCGGGCTGAGCACGTCACCCCGACGATGCTGGCCGCCCTGGATGACTACCTCAGGTAG